The Haloarcula sp. DT43 DNA window ATTAATTATTTCGCTGGCGTCGACGACACTCTGGCCGACAGACTTGGACTCTGTCGCCTCACCTGCCGCAAAGAGTGTCCCGAGTCGAGTCACAAGCGTCCCATTCAGCGATTCGGCAGCTTCATCAACAGTCTGCCCGCTGGTGAGCCAGGCTTCATTATCGAACAAAATTTGTCCATCGACAGTTGCTTCGAGCGTCTTAAGTGCTCGCATCGCGTCCACAGCTTCTTTTTCATCCCACCCGGCAGGCAAGACTGACACACAGTAGATTGGAATCGTGTAGATCTCCGCGAGTGCGTCAGCAATTTGGGCTGTGGCCCCACCACCTGTCCCGCCCGCCAGCCCAGTGACGAGGATAATTGCGTCGATATCGCTGGTTACCAGTGGGTCTATCGCCCGGCGAACTTCGCGCCGTTCGTCTTCGATAGCGGCGATAGCGCTCGTGCGATCGCGGTCGGTCCCATCCCCATCTGTTTCGAGGAGTCCGAAGCTATGGCGCTGGTCACCCGGGAGAGTGTTGAGTCGATTGAGCGCTTGGGTGTCCGTGTCGACTGCACAGGCCGTGCCGAGATACGCCGTCTCGCGACGTTCATAGTCTCGCCACAGCCGATCGACAATCCGGCCCCCAGCACCACCGATTCCAATTGCCGCAACTCGCATACTCTACATCGGGTGCCGACTGATATTAATAATCCGACATCAGTTCACTTACACGCGTTCAGTCGGTATTACGGCGATAATCACGACCAACTTCCTGGAGAGAGCTGATACCGGGAATCATCGTGAGACCGGAAATCGAACAGGAAGATATGGAGTCAACAAACCGTTCTCACAGCGGTGAGTTCAGGACTGGTTGGACGAACCAACTGCTCAGTATATCTACTTACTGACAGCGTGTCATAGAACCGTTCTCAAGTCTCGATACGGTCAACTGTGAATGCTCAGTACAGATGCGAATGGACTACTTTAGATCTTTCCAAATTTCGATGACTCAGAGGGGGGCGTGCTGAAAACACAGCGCGTATGTGGAGCGGGGGTCGGAAGCAAAGTCCACACAAACCACACTACCGGTGGGACAGCCGCTCACCCCATCGACGGAACGGCCAGTCTCACCACCGAGCCACCGTTTCAGCGACCCACTGATTGCAACGGGGCCACCCAAATCGCTTTGTAGCCTCTGAGTGAGCAGTCGGTGTGGTCGATAACGAGCCTGGCGAACGTCGCACTGACGCCACGAATCCGGATCGAACAGTCGAGGAGATCGACAGCTTCAGTGATCATCCGGTGTTGTTTGGCCTCATCACCGGTGGCTACGTGCTCGGGCTCGTCGGCGGCCTCATCGCTGCGTGGGCCGTTCCGTACCTGCTCGGCTACCAACTCGACTGGACGCGACAAGCGACCGGGGTGTTCGCCGCCGACGGAGCGGTAGTTCGGAGTCTCTTCCGGGTTGCGTTTACCTCGTTTCCGATCGTGTTTGCGGTGTGTACCGTTGCAGTTGACCTCATCGCTCTCCGGTCGCTGACCGACCGCTCGATACCGAACAGCCGCGGACTGGCCGCTTGGACGCTTCTCGCGGTGTTCGGACTCGGGACCATGCTATCGGTTATAAACCCGATTTTGCCGCCCTATGGGCTCGTGCAACTGCTCTCAGCCCCTGTCTTCGGGTTTGTTGCGGTTGTCATAGTCACCATCGCCGGTGCCGTTGCTGGCGTGGCAGGACGCTCGATACCGGTGGATCTCGCTCGTGGGCGGATGTCGTTCGTTGCTGCTGGTAAGCGAGCAGTAGCCGAGTTCCGAGCTAGACCGATCGCGGTACTGGGATCGAGTCGGCCCATCGTTGTCGGATGGGGAGTCGGAAGTGGGCTGCTATTCGTCGGCATTGGGTTCCTCGGCCTTGCGCTCGGAATCCCATTCATCGGAATTCTGTTGTTGCCAGTCGTCCCCGTGATATTGGGGATCGCTGCTATCGCCTTCGCTGGCGGTCACCTTCGCTATCGACTCATTACCGTCTCGAACGCCGGCCACGGATGAGGGTCGTGATGGCTGCTGCCGACGTCACGTTCTGTCTCTCACACAGCGCTACTGACATACTGTGGTGATTTTGGCGTCTAGCACTACTACGTGAGTCTCCTGTACTGAATAATTGAGTGTCTCACTTTTTGCTGAAAGCCCGATGACCGATATGCGCCCTGTATGCAGCACGGTCGTAGAAACCTCACCAGTCCCTGTCAGAAGTGTCGTGCGAGATACAGAGCGTGAGTCGGCCACGAGTGAACCAGTTGCCCCGAGTGATAGGGACAGCGAACTGCCGTGTCATATCGAGTCCGAAGCTACCCAGGTCCTGTCAGAATCCGCATGCTGAATACAGGGCGTGATTCGCGCACTCCAACGAACCCAGGACGGGAGAGTAGGCCAGTCTCAATTGGTATCAAACAGCGCCAGACAAAGCCGTCCTGACCGTCAGAATAGGCTGGATTTTATTCCTAACCTTGAGTATTGTATCTTCTCTCAATATCCACCTTCCGACTCTCCTATGGTTTTAATCCGTATGATTGACGATTTCTTATTATGGAATATCAAGAGGGATGGGAAGATCTATTCCCCAAACGATACGGTCACTTTCTAACACTTCATCACAACGATCTAGAAAAAGCCTCATTTGAGGATTATCCTCCATTTGACAAAACTCCTGATCAGACTAGAAGTACGCCGTTCCAAGCAGGTCCTGGCGTCGGTTTTCTAAATTTAGGTGAAGGTCTGGAACTCCCTTTAGAAGCACAGCGGGTACTCCCACGTTATCTTTTATCAATGACTTTGATGACTGATTGGAATGTCGTTGACTCTGGACATTACGAATATTGGAGAGTGACTGGTGCAGCCGCCAGCCTCTATTCGGACTTAATGGATTCTCGACGGGAATCCTTAGAACTCCATGGAGATAACGCCGAATGTTCTGAAAGCCAGATAGCAAAATCATTCGGTTGGTGTATGAAGCAACTAGTATATACATCCGATCTACAAGACTTGATGGTATTGATTCAGATTGGTTTACTAGGGGAGAGACAGAGAGGAAACCCGCCTCTTGATATCGATCGTACTATTCACAAAATCATTACTCATTCTTTCCAAATTGCTAATAGATATGGTTTTCCAGTATTGGAGGCTCTCGCTGATCGAATTAATGACGGAAATCACCGGACATTCCAACCCAGAATCAAAAATTGGTTTCAAGACTCTCCTAATGCCAGTACTCGGAAGACACTTCTCGAATTCCATCGACTTGAAGATGTTAACCCGGAGTACGAGACTCCAAATCACGATCTCGAGGATTTGGAAGATCTTGAGGCTCCTTTGGGCGTGACCGAAGAGAGCCTCACAGAATTTCTAAGTCGGTTCGATGAATTGACAGAACCTGAAGAAATTGAGAATCCTGAAGGAGAATTAAATCCAAACAATGGGCTAGTTCGAGAATTAAAAGAACACCGCAATCCTTCTCAGCATGGGTATGGGGATTATCGAGGAGAGACAATTCACGGGGTCTACAGAGTACCGGCTGTTACAGTAATCACTCTCTCGTGCTTAGCGTTCTGGGATGCGATAACGGTTGATCAGTACCAAGAGCTTCGTGAACTCCTTGGATTGGAAGGAAAGCATTACCCGGATTTCCAGAAAGAGACTCGGCTTATGAAGTGGACGCCCGAGGACTTCTATCCTAAAGAGGTGCTGTCTGAATTAGATGAATATCATCCAGACGATTGAACGCTCCTTTGTGGGTTAGTCTTCTTCACTACGCCAAATTACTATACCGACTAAACAAATTGCCATTACTACCGCAAAGATGTAGACAGAAGCATTTATAATGAGGTCAACTATGAATCAAGTAATATTAGAGAGTGTATTTTGAATATTGGCTGGTAGACAATATCCGGATACGTGTGACTGATATGCGCTGTGTATGCAGCAGTGCCTTCTCGAACTACACAGAGTGTGTCAGTACCGTCGTGACCGATACAGAGGATAGATACAGTATATCTCCGTCGTTTCTTCTAGCCTATTTCTGCGGAATTACCCGAACAGTAGATTTGCGTATCTATGGCCTCCGTGGACGCTGATAGAGACCGACCAATAGCTGCTACTCAGTAGTGAGAGCAGGATATGCCACTTCCCAGAGATGATCGTCAGGGTCAGCAAAATACCCTGAATATCCGCCCCAAAAGGTGTCCTGGGCCGGTTTAACAATACGACCACCTGCTGCTTCGGCTTCCGCAAGCACTGTATCCACTTCCGCTTCACTTGACACGTTGTGTGCTAATGTCACTCCGGAAAATCCGCTTCCGTCGTCGGGGACGTTGGCATCTTCGGCGAGTTTCTCCCTGGGATAGACCGAAAGCCACGTTCCCTCAAGTGTGAAAAAGGCGACGTCACTGTTGGCGTCACGGTCTTGCATTGGGAAGTTGAGTCCGTCTCGATAGAACGTAATGGACTCGTCGATGTCTTCAACGCCAATCGTAACGAGCGTGATTTTCGGATCCATAGCTGTAGAACTCAGCATCAACTGTTAATTGTGTCCTCTATACTGACCGATTCGAGTCGGTGGAATTGTGTTCCGAACCGATGGCCGATATGCGCTGTGTATTCAGCAAGACTGTTGAAACCTATCACTTATTGAGGGTTTCAACAAGGCCAGTTTACTGTATCACTCTCGGACAGTTGGTTTGACGATGATTGGATCCTCGGCTTTTGTCGTCACCGACGGCTTGAGAGTTAGTTCCCTGTTCGACAGCAACTCGAATCGGTACCGCTGTGCTATCGTTGCTACGACAAGCGTCGCCTCCAACATCGCAAAACGCTCACCGACACACCGGCGCGGACCGCCACCGAAGGGGAAATGAGCGAACTGGGGGAGCTCTGCCTCGAAAGCGGATGACCACCTGTCTGGAACGAAGGCCTTTGGGTCCTCGAAGAAGCGCGGATCGCGGTGGACCACAATCTGATTCATTGCGACAGTCGATCCTGCGGGGATGGTGTACCCCCCTATCTCGTCATCCTCGATTGGTTCCCGGAGGATACCGAACACGGGTGGATAGAGCCGCAGCGACTCTTTGAGCACCTTTCGGGTATACGACAGCTTCGGAACGTCACTCAACGTCGGTCGGTCCTCGCCGAGCACCTCGTCCACCTCCGCGTACAGAGTCTCAAACACTGTCGGATGAGTGGCGAGAAGGTACCACGTGAAGGTAAGGGCGACTGCTGTCGTTTCATGGCCAGCGAACAGTAGCGTCATTGCCTCATCGCGGAGCTGTGACGTGTCCAGCTCTTGATTGCTGTCCGACCCGGCTCGGAGTAATGCGGACACGACGTCGTCGCTTGGGTCGGTCCGCCGTTGGGCAATGATCTCGTAGATGAACTCGTCTAACCGGTCGAGAGCTCGTTGGTACCGGCGATTCCGAGGGGTAGGGACCCAGGGTGGAAACGAGACGGGTCTGGCGGTTCGCTTCCGGAACTCGTCGGTGACTGCTTGGAAGTCCTGCCGAATCTGTGGCGCATCGGTCCGAATATCGATGTCGAACAGCGCGGCAGCCACAATCTCAAGCGTGAGTTCTGTCATGTCGGCCCCGATGTCCCGTGGCTCGCCCGGCGTCCAGGTCTCCAGGAGTCGGTCCGTCACCCTCGTCATCATCTCCGCGTAGCCAGCGATACGGTCGGGGTCGAACGCTGGCTCGACGAGGTGGCGCTGTCGTCGCCAGTCATCCCCCTCGTTCAGCAGCAGTCCCTTGCCGAGGAATTCCCCAAACTGGCGTGTGAGAAAAGACCCCTTCGTGTAATTCGTGTTGTTGTCGATGAGCACGTGGCGGATCTGGTCTGGATGGTTCAGCTGATAGAACGGCTGCCCAAGCACCTCAATGGCGACTACATCACCATAATCACGGCGACAGGACTGGAGAAAGTCGAAGGTGTGACGACCAAAGTCGAGGGTGTTTCCCAGTAGTGGCAGTCCGCTGGGGCCGGGCGGTGGTTGCCGGGGCAATTCAGCGTTTTCCATAGGAGATAAAGACATTCAGATTACATAAATGGGTATGCGTACTTGATCAGTATAACCGTCGCGCGGGACTCATTTCCGACTGCCGAAACCTGTTCATTCATACCCGTACTCAAAGAGTATGAGTGTGTAGACCTCCACGTTTAAGATGGCAACTCGTTTACGTTAACATATGTCGAAACGGATGTCACCAAAAGGTCGTCCGCGTGGAGTGTGGTGAGAATGGCACCTGATAGGGACGAACAGGCCCAGACGAGACACTCTGAGACGGCAGGAATTGGGCGCTGGCAGCGTGCGAGTATCCTGAGCGAGATCGTCGGTGGAGCCCTTGTGGGGTTGTCAGGACTAGCACTGTTCTCCGTGCTGAATGAGCGGGAGTTCGAGATTCTCACGCCATTTGCCGTGACCGGCTTCTTCCTGCTCGTCTTCGGGCTGTGGGCCTATTACAAGCGTGAGCATAACTGGTTCGGCCGTCTTGCGAAACCGGCTTTCTGGGCTATGGCTGTCGGCACTGTCGTTACAGCTATCTCGCTTCCGATAGCCGAATATGGGCCCGGCGTCGCGTTTATCGGCTTTCTGCTCGGCCTACTGGTGGCGATGCTCGGTGCACTCGGATTCGGGGTTGCGATGATCCGGGCCGATGTCACCCCACGGAGCGCTGCCTGGCTCCTCATACTGGCTCTTCCAGTGGGGGTGCCGCTCACGATCGCGTTCACCACCTACGTGATGGGCGAAGGCGCTGATCCCTGGGGCGGACCCATGGCCTTCTACGGGTTTGCGTGGGTCCTCTTGGGCTCTCATCTTCGTAGAGGGAAATGAACACCGACACTCTCGGAGTTCTATACGGTAGACGGAGAGCCCAACTCCTGACCGACTCGCGCTCTGTATGCAGCAGCGTCTTTTCGATCTACCCTGGGTCTGTCAGTAACGGTGTGACCGATACAGAGCCTGTATGCAGCACGGAGACAACAACTGTTACACCGAATAATAGGTCTGAATTATTCATGAAGCCTGCGCATTGACCACCGAGTTGACTTCTCAAGCGGGTGTGGAGACTGTCCTCGGCCTCTCGATGGCTGGCGGTGCGGTCTCGGTCGTAATCGAGAACGTCACTCCCAAAGCGACTCGAACGTCCGATAGGAGAGCCATGACAGATCCCGGGCCGAGAGGTACTCAACGGCTTCCGGCCAGGAGAGACACTCTCGATAGGATGCGCAGTTGTCCAGCCAGGGATAATCCGAGCCGAGCATGAGCCGCTCGGGTCCGAACCACGCTAGGAGTTTCCGGACGAACATCCCGGCTGTCTCGTAGGGCCAATCGTCTCCCGACGCCCTCGGAACCGAGCTTACTTTCACGTAGACGTTCTCGTGCTCTGCCAGCGTCTCGATATCGGCCCAGGGCGCTTCGTCAGACTCCATTCCCTCGTCAGGCCAGCCCATATGTTCGAGGACGAACGTGACATGGGGATTGGCCGCTGCGAGCGTGGCGAGCATTGAGTACTGTCCGGGTTTCGCAAGGACAAACACGGCTGCATCCTGCGTGGCGATCTCGTCGTACAGCGGGTCAAGCGCATCGTCGGCGATCCAGTCCGTCTGTCGATCCATCTGACCGGGCGTCTCCCCGTACTCAAAGGCAGCATGGAACCGAATACCGAGCATCCGTTCGTGACCGGTCACGCGGCGAACAGCCTGTCGGAGGTCGGGTTCGTCTTGGAAGTATTCCATAACGCCGACGCCCCACAGACGCTCAGGATGGGCTTCGATCGCCCGGAGTGTGTACTCGTTGGCTCGTTCGTCGCGGCCGTAGATCGTCGTCGGCTGCAACACTCCTTCGTCGACTTCAGCCGCATCCATATCGGCAACAAGGTCAGTGTGGGAATACGGGCCAGACCACTCTGGCGGGAGGTTGGCACCGTACCAAGGCAAGTCGGCGGTATCGGGCCCCCAAACGTGAGTATGTGTATCAACCAGTCGCATACGACCGCAGTGAGCGGTCAGCTTTGTATAGTTGTGGTAAGGTATCATTGCACGGTTAGAAGGAGTCTGCAAGATACAACGCGTGTATCTTGCAGCATTTTCCAGAGTTGCCGGCCAACTTTCAGTATTGGTATGACCGATACAGAGGGTGGCTTCAGCACGGTCGGCGACAATTCGGCCTGGTCGGTCAGCACGAATTCCCGGATCAACAGGACCACATAACGCGACGCGACCGCGTAGACCCACGGACCGGCGTTCCCGGTGACTATCCTGATAGCCCCAGAGCCACTCGTCGGGGAAGTTCGTCGGCGTGGTTGACCATCAGCTCGGGGAGCGGCCGGATCTCCTCGAACCGGGGCCCCTTCAGGATCACCGCCACTACTGTCTGCCGTATCCACTCGACAGGTCGAGTGCGGATTAATCCTCGTGTGAGGACGTATGCCCCTTTATCTCGTGGATGTACGAATAGACTGTTCCGAGAGCTCTGAGTAGTGGTCCATCGCGGAAGACGGGTTCGACCCGTCCGTCTCGAATGGCTGCCGCGACTGTCTCCGGCGTCAGTCGGTCCACGTCGATGCGCGTCGAGATACGGCCAGCCTCGAACGGGAGGTGTGCATCGCTTCCGCCGACCATCGGAAGGTCTCGTTCCCGAGCGATCGTTTCGATCCGACGACGATACTCGGGGTGTTTCCCGTTGACTTCGATCGCGTCGAAATCTGCGTCACACGTCCGGAGGGTGCTGTTGCGAAACGGATGGGCAATGATCGCGGCACAATCGTGGGCGTGTGCTAGCTCTACAGCAGCCTGTGGGGAGAGTTTCCCCCGCTCGGTTCTGGTGGGTGGATCCGGTCCGACAACGAGCAGATGGCCCCGTGTCGTCGATATCTCGATCCCGGGGAGGCAGGCATCACTGACGATCGTATCCGGACGGTAGAAGTCGTGGTTGGTGACAGCGATACCATCGAGTCCCCGGAACGCTGCCATTCGGAGCGTCGCCAGCACCCCGTACGGATCGTACCCCGCCGCGACCTCTGGCTTCCAGTGGAAGAACCGACTGTGGGTGTGGAGGTCGCAGTCGAACATAGCCTTTCTACGGGCAGCGATAGTTAAATCCCCGGACATCACCCACCCGTACAGTTTTCAGTAGCGATGTAGAGTATGTAGCAATGGGTCCGACCCGGGTCGTCGTCAGGAATCCCAACAGCGGCGATGGCAAACGAACAAAGCGTGCGAAAACGATCGCGACCAACCGGGGCTGGGACGTACTCGACAGTCAGGGCGGTGAGCATACCATCGAACTGGCGGCCCAGGCCGCACGACGGGCCGACACGGTCGTCGCCTGTGGCGGTGACGGGACGCTCAACAAGACGGTCCAGGGTGTCCAGAACGCCGGCCTGCTCGACGACGTGTCGCTGGGCGTCCTCCCGGCAGGGACTGGCAACGACTTCGCCGACAACGTCGGTATCCGGGGGATCGACCACGCCTTCGAGGTCATCGAATCCGGCGAGTGCCGACGGCTCGATCTCGGTACGGCCAACGAGAGGCCGTTCCTGAACTCCTGTGTCGGGGGCCTGACCGCCGAGTCGAGTGCGAAGACGTCCCGCCCGCTCAAGCGACGACTGGGCGTCCTCGCGTATGTCCTGACGACGCTGTCTATGGCGCGCGAATTCGAACCGCTCTCCCTGTGGGTGTCCGTGGGTCCGGATCGTGACCCGGCGTGGGTTGGCGAGGCACTGATGTTACTCGTCGGGAACGGTCGACGGTTCCCCGGCGAACAGATGCGACAGGCCAACATGGAGGACGGGATGGTCAACGCCGTCATCATCGAGGACGCGCCAGCCATCGACTATCTCTCGAAAGGCGCAGCCGACAGACTCCTCCGTCGGCGAGCCAGCCACCTCACACGGCTCAAGGCCTCTCACCTCCACGTCACGCACGATGGCGACCCCGTTCAGTTCAGCCTCGACGGTGAGATGATCGAAACGAACGAACTGACGATCGACAGTATTCCGAGCGCGATGCAGTTCTTCGTCGGCGACGACTACGATCCTGATCCGGAAGAATGGGGCAAACCCGTCCAGCAGTGACCTCGTTTCGAACGTGAATTCCAC harbors:
- a CDS encoding tubulin/FtsZ family protein → MRVAAIGIGGAGGRIVDRLWRDYERRETAYLGTACAVDTDTQALNRLNTLPGDQRHSFGLLETDGDGTDRDRTSAIAAIEDERREVRRAIDPLVTSDIDAIILVTGLAGGTGGGATAQIADALAEIYTIPIYCVSVLPAGWDEKEAVDAMRALKTLEATVDGQILFDNEAWLTSGQTVDEAAESLNGTLVTRLGTLFAAGEATESKSVGQSVVDASEIINTLSDSRFATLGYASQELGTDEGTGESNVIDRLRSRFFADESDDIDEIEAYDAVETTLRRAVRDKLTAECTLDSADSALTVFAGPPAWLLRDAVTDGQRWLADELQSPEIRSGDMPTPDQSKLSVLVLFSGITEMPRLTELETLVEEAQ
- a CDS encoding VOC family protein gives rise to the protein MDPKITLVTIGVEDIDESITFYRDGLNFPMQDRDANSDVAFFTLEGTWLSVYPREKLAEDANVPDDGSGFSGVTLAHNVSSEAEVDTVLAEAEAAGGRIVKPAQDTFWGGYSGYFADPDDHLWEVAYPALTTE
- a CDS encoding cytochrome P450; the encoded protein is MENAELPRQPPPGPSGLPLLGNTLDFGRHTFDFLQSCRRDYGDVVAIEVLGQPFYQLNHPDQIRHVLIDNNTNYTKGSFLTRQFGEFLGKGLLLNEGDDWRRQRHLVEPAFDPDRIAGYAEMMTRVTDRLLETWTPGEPRDIGADMTELTLEIVAAALFDIDIRTDAPQIRQDFQAVTDEFRKRTARPVSFPPWVPTPRNRRYQRALDRLDEFIYEIIAQRRTDPSDDVVSALLRAGSDSNQELDTSQLRDEAMTLLFAGHETTAVALTFTWYLLATHPTVFETLYAEVDEVLGEDRPTLSDVPKLSYTRKVLKESLRLYPPVFGILREPIEDDEIGGYTIPAGSTVAMNQIVVHRDPRFFEDPKAFVPDRWSSAFEAELPQFAHFPFGGGPRRCVGERFAMLEATLVVATIAQRYRFELLSNRELTLKPSVTTKAEDPIIVKPTVRE
- a CDS encoding amidohydrolase family protein, whose protein sequence is MIPYHNYTKLTAHCGRMRLVDTHTHVWGPDTADLPWYGANLPPEWSGPYSHTDLVADMDAAEVDEGVLQPTTIYGRDERANEYTLRAIEAHPERLWGVGVMEYFQDEPDLRQAVRRVTGHERMLGIRFHAAFEYGETPGQMDRQTDWIADDALDPLYDEIATQDAAVFVLAKPGQYSMLATLAAANPHVTFVLEHMGWPDEGMESDEAPWADIETLAEHENVYVKVSSVPRASGDDWPYETAGMFVRKLLAWFGPERLMLGSDYPWLDNCASYRECLSWPEAVEYLSARDLSWLSYRTFESLWE
- a CDS encoding PHP domain-containing protein → MFDCDLHTHSRFFHWKPEVAAGYDPYGVLATLRMAAFRGLDGIAVTNHDFYRPDTIVSDACLPGIEISTTRGHLLVVGPDPPTRTERGKLSPQAAVELAHAHDCAAIIAHPFRNSTLRTCDADFDAIEVNGKHPEYRRRIETIARERDLPMVGGSDAHLPFEAGRISTRIDVDRLTPETVAAAIRDGRVEPVFRDGPLLRALGTVYSYIHEIKGHTSSHED
- a CDS encoding diacylglycerol/lipid kinase family protein gives rise to the protein MGPTRVVVRNPNSGDGKRTKRAKTIATNRGWDVLDSQGGEHTIELAAQAARRADTVVACGGDGTLNKTVQGVQNAGLLDDVSLGVLPAGTGNDFADNVGIRGIDHAFEVIESGECRRLDLGTANERPFLNSCVGGLTAESSAKTSRPLKRRLGVLAYVLTTLSMAREFEPLSLWVSVGPDRDPAWVGEALMLLVGNGRRFPGEQMRQANMEDGMVNAVIIEDAPAIDYLSKGAADRLLRRRASHLTRLKASHLHVTHDGDPVQFSLDGEMIETNELTIDSIPSAMQFFVGDDYDPDPEEWGKPVQQ